A DNA window from Hordeum vulgare subsp. vulgare chromosome 1H, MorexV3_pseudomolecules_assembly, whole genome shotgun sequence contains the following coding sequences:
- the LOC123409638 gene encoding 1-aminocyclopropane-1-carboxylate oxidase homolog 1-like yields MASDSDDEHLRALKAFDDTKAGVKGLVDAGITFIPTIFHHPPESFDPLVPLSTDISIPVIDLHGHRSEVVSAVKAAAETLGFFLVVNHGVPEAAMSNTLAAVRGFHEGSLQEKDPYYTRGEGRRVKYSGNADLFRSPAAKWRDTMYIDNADQLEEDVLPPVCRGIMPEYTRIIRQLGHVLFGLMSEALGLRRGYMEEETGCLDALLLGCHYYPACPEPHLTLGAVRHSDASFLTLVLQDGTVNGLQLLVNNNKQQEVWVEVPAVAGALAVNVGDFLQHVSNDRFKSVVHRVVSNSEGPRVSVVCFFRANMATLYEPVIVDGSGSPRYRTIKAEELFGSSRNILKSASSSRTALDNFRL; encoded by the coding sequence ATGGCCTCCGACTCCGATGATGAGCACCTCCGTGCCCTCAAGGCATTCGACGACACAAAGGCCGGTGTCAAAGGCCTCGTCGATGCTGGCATCACCTTCATTCCGACCATCTTCCACCACCCTCCTGAGTCCTTTGACCCATTGGTGCCTCTGTCGACTGACATCTCCATCCCGGTCATCGATCTCCATGGCCACCGATCGGAGGTGGTGAGTGCGGTGAAGGCAGCCGCGGAAACGTTGGGCTTCTTCCTGGTGGTAAATCATGGTGTGCCGGAGGCAGCCATGTCGAATACACTGGCGGCGGTGCGGGGCTTCCATGAGGGTTCACTGCAGGAAAAGGATCCCTACTACACGCGGGGTGAGGGGAGACGCGTCAAGTACAGTGGTAATGCTGACCTATTCCGATCGCCGGCAGCCAAGTGGCGTGATACGATGTACATCGACAACGCAGACCAGTTGGAGGAGGACGTCCTACCGCCGGTGTGCAGGGGCATCATGCCTGAGTACACGCGGATTATACGACAACTCGGCCACGTCCTCTTCGGGCTAATGTCCGAGGCCCTAGGGTTGCGGCGCGGGTACATGGAGGAGGAAACAGGCTGCCTAGATGCGCTACTCCTAGGCTGCCACTACTACCCTGCGTGCCCGGAGCCGCACCTCACATTGGGTGCTGTTAGGCACTCCGACGCAAGCTTCCTCACCTTGGTGCTGCAGGACGGTACTGTCAATGGCCTACAATTGCTGGTCAATAACAACAAGCAACAGGAGGTGTGGGTGGAGGTGCCGGCTGTGGCGGGGGCACTCGCGGTAAATGTGGGTGACTTCCTACAACACGTGTCCAATGACAGGTTCAAGAGCGTCGTGCACCGCGTTGTGTCCAACAGTGAGGGTCCCAGAGTGTCGGTGGTGTGCTTCTTTAGGGCAAATATGGCAACGCTGTACGAACCAGTGATCGTCGACGGGAGCGGTTCACCGCGGTATAGAACCATCAAGGCGGAGGAGCTATTTGGCTCATCGAGGAACATACTCAAGTCAGCCTCATCGTCCCGAACTGCGTTGGACAACTTTCGGCTGTAA